A genomic window from Vagococcus entomophilus includes:
- the cas4 gene encoding CRISPR-associated protein Cas4, translating into MRITGTMINYYFICQRKLWCFTHHLNFEEGHQNVELGKLIDEASYSREKKQIMIDGTINVDFIQDWKVVHEVKKSRAMEESAEWQVKYYLYFMRERGIEVEKGILDYPKIRKRKEIFLTQKDGNKLKEILDEIKNIAHLEKAPTTINSKICKKCAYYEYCYC; encoded by the coding sequence ATGCGAATTACAGGAACAATGATTAATTACTATTTTATTTGTCAGCGAAAACTCTGGTGTTTTACGCATCATTTGAATTTTGAGGAAGGTCATCAAAACGTAGAGCTAGGAAAACTTATTGACGAGGCAAGTTATAGTCGTGAAAAAAAACAGATTATGATTGATGGCACAATTAATGTTGATTTTATCCAAGATTGGAAAGTTGTGCATGAAGTCAAAAAAAGTCGAGCGATGGAGGAATCTGCTGAGTGGCAAGTAAAATATTATTTGTATTTTATGCGTGAACGTGGCATTGAGGTTGAAAAAGGTATTTTGGATTATCCTAAAATTCGCAAACGAAAAGAAATTTTTTTAACACAAAAGGATGGAAATAAACTGAAAGAAATATTAGATGAAATCAAAAACATTGCTCACTTAGAGAAAGCTCCAACTACAATTAACTCCAAAATTTGTAAGAAGTGTGCCTATTATGAGTATTGTTATTGTTAG